Proteins from a single region of Sesamum indicum cultivar Zhongzhi No. 13 linkage group LG5, S_indicum_v1.0, whole genome shotgun sequence:
- the LOC105162519 gene encoding protein cornichon homolog 1 → MAWEPIIWIIFSVLNLALLGLNFYQFLGFSDLEADYLNPYELSSRINSVIVLEYLLHGVFCIMFLVTGHWVMFLVSLPPAYYNLKQYLSKQHLVDVTEVFRVLNAEKKVRLVKLGFYVVFFGLVITRLALSVVFVVFGDDDEAIHWFG, encoded by the exons ATGGCTTGGGAACCTATTATCTGGATAATCTTTTCAGTACTTAACCTTGCACTCTTAGGATTAAACTTTTACCAG TTCCTAGGCTTCTCGGATTTGGAGGCTGACTATTTGAATCCCTATGAATTATCATCGCGCATCAACTCTGTGATTGTTCTTGAGTATTTATTGCATGGGGTATTCTGCATTATGTTTCTCGTGACAGGGCATTGGGTCATGTTCCTAGTTTCACTGCCTCCAGCATACTATAATCTGAAGCA GTATCTATCAAAGCAGCATCTTGTTGATGTCACCGAGGTTTTTAGAGTACTTAATGCTGAGAAGAAAGTTCGGTTGGTCAAGCTTGGCTTTTACGTGGTGTTCTTTGGTCTAGTCATTACCAG GCTCGCTTTATCTGTCGTATTTGTTGTGTTCGGTGACGACGACGAAGCCATACACTGGTTTGGTTGA
- the LOC105162518 gene encoding OTU domain-containing protein At3g57810-like, whose protein sequence is MTLCTPISTCTKNAVCLIGNVQRHMIVRVSDAVVQSTCYYYTLSKHPRLHYSTTFASKANSCSLVNGLQAFQRNCFGSMTAKRNTSCHSLTVKSNLSPRRRRKTQVNISTGNPDISLRLLVPKQTQTSKIKCSLGPFSWKQQSVSAGLFISLLVCFSTSQPSYAEAPEGNEKKEGYCDASSADYSHKKKLLTDYAVIGIPGDGRCLFRSVAHGACIRSGKPVPNENLQRELADELRARVADEFIKRRKETEWFIEGDFDTYVSQIRKPHVWGGEPELLMASHVLQMPITVYMLDQESGGLISIAEYGQEYGKDNPILVLYHGYGHYDALHIPGKGGARPRL, encoded by the exons ATGACTCTCTGTACTCCCATCAGCACGTGCACCAAAAATGCAGTCTGCTTAATTGGAAATGTACAAAGACATATGATTGTTCGTGTTTCTGATGCCGTTGTGCAATCCACATGCTATTACTATACCTTGAGCAAGCATCCAAGATTGCATTATTCTACCACCTTTGCATCGAAAGCAAATTCTTGTTCACTTGTAAATGGCCTTCAAGCATTTCAAAGGAACTGCTTTGGATCTATGACAGCCAAACGTAATACTAGTTGCCATTCATTGACGGTAAAAAGCAATCTAAGTCCCAGACGTCGTCGAAAGACACAAGTCAACATTTCAACTGGAAACCCAGACATAAGTCTGAGACTTTTGGTGCCTAAACAAACACAaacttccaaaataaaatgtagtCTAGGACCTTTTTCTTGGAAACAGCAAAGTGTATCTGCTGGCCTTTTTATCAGTTTGTTAGTTTGTTTTTCTACTTCTCAACCTTCTTATGCTGAAGCGCCGGAgggaaatgaaaagaaagaaggttATTGTGATGCTTCTTCTGCTGACTATTCTCACAAGAAGAAACTCTTGACAGACTACGCTGTGATTG GAATACCTGGAGATGGGAGATGCTTGTTCCGTTCGGTTGCTCATGGAGCTTGCATACGATCAGGAAAGCCTGTTCCAAATGAGAACCTTCAAAGGGAACTAGCAGATGAATTACGGGCTAGA GTGGCTGATGAATTTATCAAGAGACGGAAAGAAACAGAATG GTTCATAGAAGGCGATTTTGATACATACGTTTCACAAATAAGGAAGCCTCATGTATGGGGAGGTGAACCTGAATTATTGATGGCTTCTCATGTTCTCCA GATGCCAATCACAGTCTACATGCTCGACCAAGAGTCTGGTGGTTTGATATCTATTGCTGAGTATGGGCAAGAGTATGGTAAGGACAATCCTATTCTAGTCCTCTACCATGGTTATGGTCATTATGATGCACTTCACATTCCTGGTAAAGGAGGGGCAAGGCCAAGACTTTGA